In a genomic window of Nodosilinea sp. E11:
- the psbA gene encoding photosystem II q(b) protein, whose product MTTTLQRRESASLWEQFCQWVTSTENRLYVGWFGVLMIPTLLAATACFVVAFIAAPPVDIDGIREPVAGSLMYGNNIISGAVVPSSNAIGLHFYPIWEAASLDEWLYNGGPYQLVIFHFLIGVFCYMGREWELSYRLGMRPWICVAYSAPVAAASAVFLIYPLGQGSFSDGMPLGISGTFNFMLVFQAEHNILMHPFHMLGVAGVFGGSLFSAMHGSLVTSSLVRETTETESQNYGYKFGQEEETYNIVAAHGYFGRLIFQYASFNNSRSLHFFLGAWPVIGIWFTALGISTMAFNLNGFNFNQSILDSQGRVIGTWADVINRANLGMEVMHERNAHNFPLDLATAEAPEIIG is encoded by the coding sequence ATGACCACTACTCTACAGCGGCGCGAAAGCGCTTCCCTGTGGGAGCAGTTTTGCCAGTGGGTCACCAGCACCGAGAACCGCCTGTATGTGGGCTGGTTCGGCGTACTGATGATTCCCACCCTGCTGGCTGCTACCGCCTGCTTCGTGGTTGCGTTCATCGCAGCCCCTCCCGTCGACATCGACGGCATCCGTGAGCCCGTCGCTGGCTCTTTGATGTACGGCAACAACATCATCTCTGGTGCGGTTGTGCCTTCTTCTAACGCCATCGGCCTGCACTTCTACCCCATCTGGGAAGCTGCTTCCCTCGATGAGTGGCTGTACAACGGTGGCCCTTACCAGTTGGTAATCTTCCACTTCCTCATTGGCGTCTTCTGCTACATGGGTCGTGAGTGGGAACTGAGCTACCGCCTGGGCATGCGCCCCTGGATCTGCGTTGCCTATAGCGCACCTGTGGCCGCTGCCTCTGCTGTGTTCTTGATCTACCCCCTGGGTCAAGGCTCCTTCTCTGACGGCATGCCCTTGGGTATCTCGGGTACCTTCAACTTCATGCTAGTGTTCCAGGCTGAGCACAATATTCTGATGCACCCCTTCCACATGCTGGGTGTAGCCGGTGTGTTTGGTGGTTCTTTGTTCTCGGCTATGCACGGTTCACTGGTGACCAGTTCACTGGTGCGTGAGACCACCGAGACTGAGTCTCAGAACTACGGTTACAAGTTTGGCCAAGAAGAAGAGACCTACAACATCGTTGCAGCCCACGGCTACTTCGGTCGGTTGATCTTCCAATACGCCAGCTTCAACAACAGCCGTTCTCTGCACTTCTTCCTGGGTGCGTGGCCGGTAATTGGCATCTGGTTCACCGCGCTGGGCATCAGCACCATGGCGTTCAACCTGAACGGGTTCAACTTCAACCAGTCCATCCTTGACTCTCAGGGTCGTGTGATTGGCACCTGGGCTGACGTGATCAACCGGGCGAACCTGGGTATGGAAGTGATGCACGAGCGCAATGCTCACAACTTCCCCCTCGACCTCGCTACCGCTGAGGCGCCTGAAATCATCGGCTAG